Below is a genomic region from Nitrospira lenta.
TACCGCGCCTGCGTCGGAGCCGGCCACCTGGAGTGGAGGAATCGTATGATGATGGCAACCGTATTACGCCACTACCGACCGGCCTTGGTGATACCGCTCATGGTCATCGGGTTCTGGTTGATTTCATACAAAGGCTGCGTGCCCGATCAGGATCTGAAACCGACGCCGGCTCTGGCGATTGCGGCGACCCCGCTTGTGGCCGAGGCCCTTTCGGTTGAAGGTTTAGGCGACCTGAACTACTTGGGCGATCTGAGCTACTTGACGGGGCCCAAGGCGCTGCCCCCGTCCGGGAACGCAGCCCAATCGTTACTCCGTGCAGCCAAGCTTCTGAAACAAGCCGCTCCCTTGATCGATAAGAATGAACATATGGCCGTGCAGTTCATTCGAGAAGCCATCGCGATTCTTAAACGCGACGTAATTCTTGCGCTGAACGCGCCCGAGTCCGACAAAATATCAGGGGCGACGGATGAGCACGACAGGGCACGGCCGCTTTAATTCAATGCCGGCAGCACCTCATCTATCAAAGATGAGACAGAATCCTGAACGGACCAAGGAAGGAACACGCCGATGAAAACAACCATGGAACGGACCGTCGAAAACAACCTGCTCGACGATATCCGAAAAGAGTACGGCCACAATATCTCCCACATTCCCTGCGCCTTTTGTGGAGAACCGGCCAATCTTCACGATGCCGACGTGATCGTTGAAATGCATGGGCCGCACGCGGCGCCCGATCACAGCAAGGACATCTGGCATCGGTCCTGTTTTGAGGATTTCCTCGACCAGGGTGAAGAAACCTGATGGCGCGGCGCAGGATGGGTCTCGCATCACACGTGGAAGGCGGGAGGATGACGATGACAGTGACACGGAAGATGGCCCTATTCCCCCTCATGAGCCTGTTGGGGGTTGGAATGTTGAATCTCAGCGGGTGCGACTATTGGCCGCCGGCCCTTCAGAGCGAGATCGCAATCCTCCGCGCCGAGCTCAATGACGCGCTGGATGACCAGCATCGGCTGAATCAGGAGCTCGAAGAGATGAAGGCGACACAGGCCTCCCTGCAACGCCTGGTTGACGACAAGACGCGGGACAATCATGCACTGACTGATCGAATCGCCGCGTTGTCCAGACCGGCTCCTCCTGCCAAGCCAGCCGCAACCGCCATCCCCGTCGCGCCGGCGGCGACACCCTCAGCTATTTCAAAAGGCGCCTTCGCCTCCCTCCGGGTTGAAGCCCCGGCTCGGCGAGGAGCGCAGATCGTTCACCTTCAGCGGCTCCTGCACCGCCATCGCGTTCCGATCCGCATCGACGGCCTGTACGGACAGGACACGGCAGCGGCCGTCCGGTGGTTTCAACGAACTCACGGTCTACGGCCTGATGGCATTGTCGGGCCCGCGACCTACCAGGCGCTTCATCGCCCGGAGAAAACCGTTCAGACTGCCCAGCTCGCCAGGCAGCTCTGGCTCCAACGTCCCCCAGTGGCAGGGCAAGACGTCCTGAAGATCCAACGCGCGTTGCGGAAGGCTGGATACCGCGTGACCCTCGACGGCCACTTTGGACCGGAAACAGACATTGCGGTCATGCGTTTCCAGCGAAAGCATGGCATCGCGCCGGACGGGATGGTCGGGCCGCAAACCTGGAATGCGCTGATGCAGAGGCGATGACGGCGGCCAGTGAAGCGATTGTCTTTTCCTCGAATCTGTCTATACTGACCCCAGCGAGTACGACCCCACCCTATTCAGGCTGCTCTTATGACCACTCGACTCCCCTGGTGGCAATCCGCCGTGGTGTATCAAATCTATCCATGGAGTTTTCAGGACTCCAACGGCGACGGGATCGGCGATATTCCCGGCATCATTTCCCGGCTCGACTATCTGAATGACGGCACGGCGGACTCGCTCGGTATCGACGCGATCTGGCTCTCGCCGATCTATCCGTCCCCGATGGTCGATTTCGGCTACGATGTGGCTGACTTTTGCACGGTCGACAGCCGGTTCGGGACGCTCAGCGACTTTGACCGCCTGGTGAAGGAATGCCACAGGCGCGGGATCCGGCTGATTATGGATCTGGTGCTGAACCACACATCCGATCAGCATCCGTGGTTTCAAGACAGCCGTTCTTCTCGAAGCTCGGCCAAACGAGACTGGTATTATTGGGCCGACGGCAAAGGATTCGGGCGGCGGCCCAATAACTGGAATGCGCGATTCGGCGGTTCATCGTGGACCTGGGATGCTCACAGTGGACAGTATTATCTGCATTCGTTTCTAAAAGAGCAGCCGGATTTGAACTGGCACAATCCCGCCGTACGAACCGCCATGTGGGACGTCGTAAAGTTTTGGCTCGACCGCGGGGTGGATGGATTTCGCTTGGACGCCATCAATTGGCTCGGCAAGGACAAGCGCTGGCCGAATAATCCGTTCAAGCTCGGTCTCCGAGGCTATACCAGACAAGAGCACCGGTATGACCGGGATCAACCTCTTGGGCACCAAGCCTTGAAGGAATTGCGCGCGCTCCTGTCCGGCACTCCCGATGTTGTCTTGATCGGGGAAGCCTCGGCCGATACCCCGGGTGGGCCGTCCGCGTTTTACGGCAATGGGTATGATGAGCTGCACATGCTGTTCGATTTTCGCCTCTTGAAGTCGCCCTGGCAGGCCGAACGGTTTGCCCCGCTTCTCGAAGCCGGCGACCGGGTAATTCCTCGCGGCGGTTGGCCGACCGTGGTGTTCAGCAATCACGATCAGCCCCGGCATATCGATCGCTATGGAGCCAACGGCGACGCGGAGCGGCGCGCGCGAGCCGCGGCTGTGTTGCTCTTTACCTTGCGCGGGACCCCGTTCATCTACTATGGGGAGGAACTCGGGATGCGCAACACCCCGTTGCGATACCGCGATCTTCGGGATCCCTATACCAAACGATATTGGCCGTTTCGCATCGGGCGTGATCCGGCGCGCACACCGATGCAATGGGATGGATCCGAGCAGGCGGGATTTTCAACCGGGCGTCCCTGGCTGCCGGTGTCCCCGCACTATCGGGAGTTGAACGCGGCGAGGGAAGGAGCCGATCCCGCCTCGTTGCTGAATCTCTATCGACGGCTTATCCGGCTCCGGAAAACCTTTCCGGCACTCAGCGAGGGAACGTATCGGCCGATTGGGACGGTGCCGGCCGGCTGTCTCGTGTTCATCCGGGAAGACGCGTCTCCTGCAAAACGCGACAGCGACATGTTGGTGGCGGTCAACTTTTCTTCCGAGAGCCGCACCGTGACAGTGCCGGACGTCACAAGCCCCGGCGTGATACGGCTCTCGACGTGGAGTGGGACGGATTCAGCCACGCCATGGATTGCAGCGCGGTTCCATTTGGAACCGGACGAGGCCATCATCGTCTCGCTGGGGAACCAGACCGCAGCGTGACGGTGCGCGCTATTCCGGGCTCTTGAAAAATAGGATGGCCAGCGGCGGCAACGTCAGCGTAAGCGAGTGCGACCGCCCATGCAGGGGCACCGGCATCGCTTCGACTCCACCGATATTGCCCCAGCCGCTTCCGCCATACAGCGTCGCGTCGCTGTTCAAGACTTCCTTCCAGAATCCGCCGCACGGGGCACCGATCCGATAGTTGGTCCGGGGCACCGGCGTGAAATTGCACGCCACGAGCATCTGACTGCCGGCAGACTTCCCTTTCCGCAGCATGCTGATGACGCTGGATTCCGCGTCGGTACAATCGATCCATTCAAATCCCGCCGGATCCAAGTCCCGTTCATGCAGCGCCGGCTCGTCGCGATACAGCCGGTTGAGGTCCGCCACCCAGCGCTGCAGGCCCTTATGCGCGGGCTGGTCCAGCAGATGCCACTCCACGCTGCGATCGTGAGCCCACTCGCTGCGTTGGCCGATTTCCCCTCCCATGAAGATCAGCTTTTTCGCCGCCTGCGCATACATGTAGCCGAACAAGAGACGAAGGTTGGCGAACTTCTGCCAATCATCGCCGGGCATCTTCCCGAGCAAAGAGCCTTTCCCATACACCACTTCGTCATGCGACAGCGGCAAGACAAAGTTTTCGTGAAAGGCGTACAGCATCCGGAAGGTCAACTTGTCGTGATGATACCGTCGGAAAAATGGATCCAGGCTCATGTAGGCAAGCGTGTCGTGCATCCAGCCCATGTCCCATTTGAGGCCGAACCCGAGGCCGCCAAGATACGTCGGCCGTGAGACCATGGGCCAGGACGTCGATTCTTCGGCCGTGGTTTGCACATCCGGATACTGCGCATAGATTTCTTCGTTCAACCGCCGCAAAAAACCAATGGCTTCGAGGTTTTCCTTTCCTCCGTACTGATTCGGCACCCATTCCCCTTCTTTGCGCGAATAATCCAGATACAGCGTGGAGGCTACCGCGTCCACGCGAATTCCGTCGATATGGTACTTATCCATCCAGAAGAGCGCGCTGCTGATCAGAAAGCTGCGTACTTCATTCCGGCCGAAATTGAAAATGTAGGTCTGCCAATCGGGATGGTACCCTTGCCGCGGATCGGCATGTTCAAAGAGGTGGGTCCCGTCGAAATAGCTCAACCCATGCGCGTCGGTCGGAAAATGCGACGGCACCCAATCCAAAATAACGCCGATGCCATGCCCGTGCAATTCGTCGATCAAGAACATCAAATCCTGCGGCGTGCCGTAGCAGCCAGAAGAGGCAAAATAGCCTGTCGTTTGATAGCCCCAGGATCCGAAAAACGGATGGTCCATGATCGGCAGAAACTCGACGTGGGTAAAGTTCATCTCCCGCAGGTATCCCGGCAGCACCGCTGCCAGCTCTCGATAGCTCAAGGAGCGATCGCCTTCGTCTGGCACCCGTTTCCAGGATCCGATATGCATTTCATAGACCGACTGCGGCGCATCCAGCGCATTGTGGGCGCGCCGGGTCTTCATCCACTCGGCGTCCCGCCACGCGTATTCGCAATCCCACACGATCGAGGCCGTCTTCGGAGGAATCTCATTGAAGATGGCAAAGGGATCCGTCTTCTCAACCTGATAGTCGTTGAAGCGCGAGCGAATATGGAATTTATAGAGGTCTCCTTTCCCGACGCCCGGCAGAAAGCCTTCCCAGATTCCCGAATGCTCGCGCATATGCAGCGGATGCGCGCCCGGCTTCCAATCATTGAATACCCCAATGACCGAGACCTCCGCCGCATCCGGCGCCCAGACTCCAAACGTCGTTCCGCTCACACCGCCCCGCTTGACCGGATGGGCGCCTAACTTGTCATACAGATGGAAATGCGTGCCTTCGTTGAACAGGTAGAGATCATCCTGGCTCAACAGACTCGTTTCGTTCACCGTGTGTGTCATATCGTGCGTCTTCGCCATAGTGTCACCTCTTGACGGATGTTACAGCCACTACCCTGCGCGCGCGTATCGAGACACGTGTGTTCACAGCATCCACGTCGTCACGCCCGTTCCGACCCGGCCATCTCCAACAGATCGACGAGACCGTGCAGCGGAATCTCAACCCAATCAGGCCTATTATTCAGTTCATATCCCAATTCATAGATGGCCTTCTCGACCAAACACACATCAAACAATACGCGCACATCCCGCTCCTCTTTCGGCCAAAATTTCGTGGCGCTCGCGATGCCGAGATAGGCTTTCAGAAATGCGACGCTGGCCCAATCGGACCAAAATTGAGCCCACAGCACACTCTCTCCGGGAATGCCCTGCGCGGCGACGGCAAGGCCGGTCCGCTTTCCCGCAAGAAAGGCGAACGGCGCATAGTGAAACGAGCGGACCATGCCGGCCACGTCCAGCATGGGCGGATGTTTTCTGCGGCGTGAGGCCAAGGACCTGGCCGGCTCTCCTTCAAAATCGATAATCACAAAATCGCTTCCCGTGGATAACACCTGGCCGAGGTGGTAATCGCCGTGGCACCGGATAAGGGAAACGGGCCGTTCGAGATCACGGAACGCGCGGAAGGTTCGGTCCAACGCCGGCTTGAGATCGAACAAGCGCCGCGCCTCGGTTTGTCCCTTTGGGGAAAGCTGCGCAACTCGTTCCTTGAGCAGGGCCATGGTCTGCTCCGCAGAGGCCGCCATCGTGACGTACCGCTCGTGCCGATACGCGCTCGTCAGCCCTTCGGGAGTAAACGCCGGATCGTCCTCAATCTGACTGAGCGCCAGATGCAACTCGGCAGTCCGCCGGCCTAAACATTCGGCCGACTGCACATACCCACCGAGCAGCTCTCGCGCGACGGGAAGATACTCCTCCCGCGCAAGATCAAGGAGCGGACGCCCCCGGCCGGGCGGCGCCGCTTCCCG
It encodes:
- a CDS encoding peptidoglycan-binding domain-containing protein, whose amino-acid sequence is MTVTRKMALFPLMSLLGVGMLNLSGCDYWPPALQSEIAILRAELNDALDDQHRLNQELEEMKATQASLQRLVDDKTRDNHALTDRIAALSRPAPPAKPAATAIPVAPAATPSAISKGAFASLRVEAPARRGAQIVHLQRLLHRHRVPIRIDGLYGQDTAAAVRWFQRTHGLRPDGIVGPATYQALHRPEKTVQTAQLARQLWLQRPPVAGQDVLKIQRALRKAGYRVTLDGHFGPETDIAVMRFQRKHGIAPDGMVGPQTWNALMQRR
- a CDS encoding alpha-glucosidase, translated to MTTRLPWWQSAVVYQIYPWSFQDSNGDGIGDIPGIISRLDYLNDGTADSLGIDAIWLSPIYPSPMVDFGYDVADFCTVDSRFGTLSDFDRLVKECHRRGIRLIMDLVLNHTSDQHPWFQDSRSSRSSAKRDWYYWADGKGFGRRPNNWNARFGGSSWTWDAHSGQYYLHSFLKEQPDLNWHNPAVRTAMWDVVKFWLDRGVDGFRLDAINWLGKDKRWPNNPFKLGLRGYTRQEHRYDRDQPLGHQALKELRALLSGTPDVVLIGEASADTPGGPSAFYGNGYDELHMLFDFRLLKSPWQAERFAPLLEAGDRVIPRGGWPTVVFSNHDQPRHIDRYGANGDAERRARAAAVLLFTLRGTPFIYYGEELGMRNTPLRYRDLRDPYTKRYWPFRIGRDPARTPMQWDGSEQAGFSTGRPWLPVSPHYRELNAAREGADPASLLNLYRRLIRLRKTFPALSEGTYRPIGTVPAGCLVFIREDASPAKRDSDMLVAVNFSSESRTVTVPDVTSPGVIRLSTWSGTDSATPWIAARFHLEPDEAIIVSLGNQTAA
- the glgB gene encoding 1,4-alpha-glucan branching protein GlgB — encoded protein: MAKTHDMTHTVNETSLLSQDDLYLFNEGTHFHLYDKLGAHPVKRGGVSGTTFGVWAPDAAEVSVIGVFNDWKPGAHPLHMREHSGIWEGFLPGVGKGDLYKFHIRSRFNDYQVEKTDPFAIFNEIPPKTASIVWDCEYAWRDAEWMKTRRAHNALDAPQSVYEMHIGSWKRVPDEGDRSLSYRELAAVLPGYLREMNFTHVEFLPIMDHPFFGSWGYQTTGYFASSGCYGTPQDLMFLIDELHGHGIGVILDWVPSHFPTDAHGLSYFDGTHLFEHADPRQGYHPDWQTYIFNFGRNEVRSFLISSALFWMDKYHIDGIRVDAVASTLYLDYSRKEGEWVPNQYGGKENLEAIGFLRRLNEEIYAQYPDVQTTAEESTSWPMVSRPTYLGGLGFGLKWDMGWMHDTLAYMSLDPFFRRYHHDKLTFRMLYAFHENFVLPLSHDEVVYGKGSLLGKMPGDDWQKFANLRLLFGYMYAQAAKKLIFMGGEIGQRSEWAHDRSVEWHLLDQPAHKGLQRWVADLNRLYRDEPALHERDLDPAGFEWIDCTDAESSVISMLRKGKSAGSQMLVACNFTPVPRTNYRIGAPCGGFWKEVLNSDATLYGGSGWGNIGGVEAMPVPLHGRSHSLTLTLPPLAILFFKSPE
- a CDS encoding putative maltokinase, producing the protein MLTAMHQWESLCEGAGAEALTALLPDILKTKRWFGGKARRIKAVSIVESVAVSTGTATMRLLLVRVEYSDGTSETYQMPVTAAFGSEAIRLQETAPQAVLAPLTVRSDSGEEQGILYDALWNPALSRRLFEAIGQGEQFHGTAGTAAATPTKAFRELVDVAYPQDPTVLKAEQSNTSLSCGGQVILKFYRRLEEGMNPDLEIGRHLTAVRFPCVPPIAGAIEYRRTSGDPMTLALLQQFIRNDGDAWQQSLHAVDQFMVRTAGDLYREAAPPGRGRPLLDLAREEYLPVARELLGGYVQSAECLGRRTAELHLALSQIEDDPAFTPEGLTSAYRHERYVTMAASAEQTMALLKERVAQLSPKGQTEARRLFDLKPALDRTFRAFRDLERPVSLIRCHGDYHLGQVLSTGSDFVIIDFEGEPARSLASRRRKHPPMLDVAGMVRSFHYAPFAFLAGKRTGLAVAAQGIPGESVLWAQFWSDWASVAFLKAYLGIASATKFWPKEERDVRVLFDVCLVEKAIYELGYELNNRPDWVEIPLHGLVDLLEMAGSERA